One Rosa chinensis cultivar Old Blush chromosome 3, RchiOBHm-V2, whole genome shotgun sequence DNA window includes the following coding sequences:
- the LOC112193737 gene encoding plant cysteine oxidase 2, translated as MGIEAGGLVEQGGDRHHNKVNVVGHHHVGYMKNKVMRKRKYCSKNRKVKHSSSDSALQRLFVSCRDVFKGLGTLPSPHRVQELCNVLDKFRPEDVGLSSDLQFFKPETEVKGTPRVTYTTIYKCNNFSLCCFFIPATGVIPLHNHPGMTVFSKLLLGKMHIKSYDLVDPIKNSDASQVRLAKLKADSVFTAPCKTSVLYPTTGGNIHAFTAITPCAVLDVIGPPYSKEDGRDCSYYKDHPYASYSAAKVTEEEGDNYGWLEEIEMPDNSEMDGIEYGGPQIIDTI; from the exons ATGGGAATAGAGGCTGGTGGTTTGGTAGAGCAGGGTGGCGATCGTCATCACAACAAGGTTAATGTTGTTGGGCATCATCATGTTGGTTATATGAAAAATAAGGTTAtgaggaaaagaaagtattgCAGCAAGAACAGGAAGGTTAAGCATTCTTCTTCTGATTCTGCTCTGCAACGACTCTTTGTTTCGTGTAGAGACGTTTTCAAAGGCCTTGGAACACTTCCTTCGCCTCACCGTGTGCAGGAATTGTGCAACGTTCTTG ATAAATTTAGGCCTGAAGATGTTGGGCTAAGCAGTGATTTGCAGTTCTTCAAGCCTGAAACTGAGGTGAAAGGCACTCCAAGGGTTACATATACGACCATATACAAGTGCAATAACTTTTCG TTGTGCTGTTTCTTTATTCCAGCAACTGGTGTTATCCCTCTCCATAACCATCCCGGAATGACTGTTTTCAGTAAGCTTCTACTGGGCAAGATGCACATCAAATCATATGATTTGGTTGATCCTATCAAGAATTCAGATGCTTCTCAAG TGAGATTGGCAAAGTTGAAAGCTGATAGCGTATTCACTGCCCCTTGCAAAACATCAGTACTATATCCAACAACAGGTGGCAATATCCACGCCTTCACCGCCATAACTCCTTGTGCGGTGCTTGATGTGATCGGGCCCCCCTATTCTAAAGAAGATGGCCGGGACTGCTCATATTACAAAGATCATCCCTATGCTTCGTATTCTG CTGCAAAAGTAACTGAAGAGGAAGGTGATAATTATGGGTGGTTGGAAGAGATTGAGATGCCTGATAACTCAGAAATGGATGGAATCGAGTACGGGGGTCCGCAGATTATTGACACCATCTAG
- the LOC121052330 gene encoding uncharacterized protein LOC121052330 produces the protein MRDALNGIIRKTHVDNDLNLSHTDVILGFNDNTSMDNVVGFVCGTKLNGIDEKLDIGDGGKSDEMAKVNSGDGREFNELESDTSGANPVAIKKGIDKTVQALVGELENKSRLVKGHDHVTAATCMSAGSDVQLGTMIVVAIDKAGQKAKKKQVDEKISQLSTELKEKQAKELALLSYSSTDNEGEPSNLDTLMKVIAGVSMSSHLENVKPSKSSRKKVKRAQEDARRKQRIQEEQSKSISNQMVEDEKLGKRLEPLDVTITEIKVSGLCLYRVIRDQLAHHSGGFSPYSYQGLREMVAVYKCHVPEFPSFVPNNQVDGDSDNSLVERFENYWKEVDSTEAWGGQLGLGALTHCLKKSLTVCSGSFPKVENVNGIIGPAHYMVQQLDGTTNKWSWCKQELGENSILAMFLAGCKACAIVNRIPLFKHIASLPGKKTLVLPVPNKPGSEYNGILNIGCMRHPDNYKCDDHLFFLYRVFIEPLIACYSRYIDKQPSLGRLWRLSWWNGLQHLTLGCLSLSQRF, from the exons ATGAGAGATGCTCTTAATGGTATTATTCGTAAAACCCATGTGGATAATGACTTGAATTTGTCTCACACTGATGTGATATTGGGATTTAATGATAATACTAGTATGGATAATGTTGTGGGTTTTGTGTGTGGTACTAAATTAAATGGTATTGATGAGAAGTTAGATATTGGGGATGGAGGGAAGTCTGATGAGATGGCTAAGGTGAATAGTGGGGATGGCAGGGAGTTCAATGAGCTTGAGAGTGACACCTCAGGTGCAAATCCTGTGGCAATAAAGAAGGGGATTGATAAGACTGTACAAGCATTGGTAGGCGAACTAGAAAACAAATCTAGGCTTGTTAAGGGTCATGATCATGTTACAGCTGCTACATGTATGTCTGCTGGGAGTGATGTGCAACTTGGAACAATGATTGTTGTTGCCATCGACAAGGCTGGACAAAAAGCTAAGAAAAAGCAAGTGGATGAAAAGATTTCTCAACTTTCTACTGAGCTTAAAGAGAAACAAGCTAAAGAACTTGCATTATTAAGCTATAGCAGCACTGACAATGAAGGTGAACCGAGTAATCTGGATACTTTAATGAAGGTCATCGCTGGTGTTTCTATGAGCAGTCACCTTGAGAATGTAAAGCCTAGCAAGAGTTCAAGGAAAAAAGTGAAAAGGGCTCAGGAGGATGCAAGAAGGAAACAGAGAATTCAAGAAGAGCAGAGCAAATCAATAAGCAATCAAATGGTCGAAGATGAGAAACTAGGAAAAAGGCTTGAACCCCTTGATGTGACAATTACTGAGATAAAGGTTAGTGGTCTTTGCCTCTACCGTGTTATCCGGGATCAGCTAGCCCACCATTCAGGAGGCTTTTCACCTTACTCATACCAAGGGCTTCGAGAAATGGTGGCTGTTTATAAGTGTCATGTACCTGAGTTCCCATCTTTCGTGCCAAACAACCAAGTAGATGGTGATTCCGACAACTCACTTGTAGAGAGGTTTGAGAATTACTGGAAGGAAGTGGATTCAACGGAAGCATGGGGAGGACAGCTAGGGCTTGGTGCTTTAACTCATTGCCTTAAAAAGTCTCTTACTGTATGCTCAGGATCATTCCCTAAGGTAGAGAATGTGAATGGCATCATTGGACCAGCCCATTATATGGTTCAACAGCTTGATGGAACTACAAATAAATGGAGTTGGTGCAAACAAGAGCTCGGAGAAAACAGTATATTGGCAATGTTTCTTGCTGGTTGTAAAGCATGTGCCATTGTAAACAGGATACCCCTCTTCAAGCACATAGCCAGTCTTCCTGGAAAAAAGACCTTGGTTCTCCCTGTTCCAAATAAACCCGGTAGTGAATATAATGGTATTCTCAATATTGGCTGCATGAGGCATCCTGATAACTACAAGTGTGATGATCACCTATTTTTTTTGTACAGAGTTTTCATTGAGCCTCTGATTGCTTGCTACTCGAGATACATAGATAAGCAGCCCAGCCTTGGAAG ACTTTGGAGATTATCTTGGTGGAATGGTCTACAGCACTTGACACTTGGATGTCTGTCCTTGTCTCAAAGGTTTTAA